The stretch of DNA CACCGGGCCGAAGCTCCAGGGCAGGGTGAGGCCGGCGGTGACGGCGTGCCGGTCGCGCCGTAGGCCGGTGCTGAAGGAGTGCGGTTCGGGAAGGTCCGCGGCGAGGACGGTGGCCATCCAGTCGGTG from Carbonactinospora thermoautotrophica encodes:
- a CDS encoding transposase is translated as TDWMATVLAADLPEPHSFSTGLRRDRHAVTAGLTLPWSFGPVEGHINRIKMLKRQMYGRANPDLLRTRVLLAD